One segment of Streptomyces bathyalis DNA contains the following:
- a CDS encoding glycosyltransferase → MLQPDRFDVTVMLDYYTPYVSGLTEAARLTAEGLAARGWKVAVACYQHDPELPRYEVVNGVHVFRAPVLAKISRGFISPQLPLLAGRLAARSDILHMHLPNPEAGFVAALRRRARLVVTYHIDVFLPDNPVNRFGMWAVDQTCKSAVRKADLVITNSEDQAHGSRIWPTIRRRRLEPISSPCVDRNGGTPSMRDGDGLHVGFMGRITVDKGIEYLIRAFRSHDDPDARLLIAGDYATVAGGSNIDQLRAEVGDDSRIRFTGLLRGEAVRDFYASIDVFALPSISESFGIVQVEAMMAGIPPVSTELPGSRYPVAATGFGRLVPPRDPDALREAIVELARMPAEDRESGREVATKLFGGEAFLDAHEEAFRQLLRGSRS, encoded by the coding sequence GTGCTGCAACCTGACAGGTTCGACGTGACGGTGATGCTCGACTACTACACGCCGTACGTCAGCGGACTGACGGAGGCGGCACGGCTGACCGCGGAAGGACTCGCCGCGCGCGGCTGGAAGGTCGCGGTCGCCTGCTACCAGCACGACCCCGAGCTGCCCCGGTACGAGGTCGTCAACGGCGTCCACGTCTTCCGGGCGCCCGTGCTCGCGAAGATCAGCCGGGGCTTCATCAGCCCCCAACTCCCGCTGCTGGCAGGGCGGCTCGCGGCGCGCTCCGACATCCTGCACATGCATCTGCCCAACCCCGAGGCCGGGTTCGTCGCCGCGCTCAGGCGCCGGGCCCGGCTGGTCGTGACGTACCACATCGACGTCTTCCTGCCCGACAACCCGGTGAACCGCTTCGGGATGTGGGCCGTCGACCAGACCTGCAAGTCGGCCGTACGCAAGGCGGACCTGGTCATCACCAACAGCGAGGACCAAGCGCACGGTTCGCGCATCTGGCCGACGATCCGGCGCCGCCGCCTGGAGCCCATCTCCTCCCCCTGCGTGGACCGCAACGGCGGTACGCCCAGCATGCGGGACGGCGACGGGCTGCACGTCGGCTTCATGGGCCGGATCACCGTGGACAAGGGCATCGAGTACCTCATCCGCGCGTTCCGCTCCCACGACGACCCGGACGCGCGGCTGCTGATCGCGGGCGACTACGCGACCGTCGCGGGTGGCAGCAACATCGACCAGCTGCGGGCCGAGGTCGGCGACGACTCGCGCATCCGCTTCACGGGGCTGTTGCGCGGCGAGGCCGTACGGGACTTCTACGCATCGATCGACGTGTTCGCGCTGCCCTCGATCTCGGAGTCGTTCGGCATCGTCCAGGTCGAGGCCATGATGGCGGGCATCCCGCCCGTGAGCACCGAACTCCCCGGCTCCCGCTACCCGGTGGCGGCCACCGGCTTCGGCCGGCTCGTACCGCCGCGCGACCCGGACGCCCTGCGCGAGGCGATCGTGGAGCTGGCCCGTATGCCGGCCGAGGACCGGGAATCCGGACGGGAAGTGGCGACGAAGCTCTTCGGCGGCGAGGCCTTCCTCGACGCGCACGAAGAGGCGTTCCGGCAGCTCCTGAGAGGCAGCCGGTCGTGA